DNA sequence from the Candidatus Planktophila sulfonica genome:
CGGAATCAACGAGGCATACCACCACATCGATTCATACGAAGGTTCATGGAATACAGGAATCGTTGCAGATCCAGATGGCACACCAAACCGTGGTTATCGCACACGCGTTAAGGGTGGCTACTTCCCTGTTTCCCCAACAGATCAGTTCGCTGATCTTCGTGACGAAATGGTTATGGAACTCGGTCGCGCAGGTCTTCAAGTTGAGCGTTCACACCACGAAGTTGGAACTGCTGGACAGATGGAGATCAACTACCGCTTCACAGACATTCTTACTGCAGGCGACGAATTGATGAAGTTTAAGTACATCATCCGTAACGTTGCATGGGAAGGTGGAAAGACCGCAACATTTATGCCAAAGCCACTCTTCGGAGATAACGGCTCAGGTATGCACGTTCACCAATCACTCTGGAAAGATGGCAAGCCACTCTTCTTCGAAGCTGGCACATATGGCGATCTCTCAGATATGGCACGTTGGTACATCGGTGGTCTCTTGAAGCATGCTCCATCACTTCTTGCATTCACCAACCCAACAGTGAACTCATACCGCCGCTTGGTTCCAGGTTATGAAGCGCCAGTAAACCTCGTTTACTCAGCTCGTAACCGTTCTGCATGTATCCGTATTCCAATTACTGGTTCATCACCAAAGGCAAAGCGCGTTGAATTCCGTTGCCCAGATCCATCATCAAACCCATACCTCGCATTTGCAGCAATGCTCATGGCTGGTATCGATGGAATCGTAAATAAGATCGAACCACCTGCTCCAGTTGATAAGGATCTCTACGAACTCGAAGGTGCAGAAGCTGCAGCTATTCCACAGGTTCCAGGATCACTCGATGCAGTTCTCGATTCACTCGAGAAGGATCACGAATTCCTTACTAAGGGTGGAGTCTTCACTGAAGACCTCATCGCTACATGGATCGAATGGAAGCGTAAGAACGAAGTTGATTACGTGCGTCTACGTCCGCATCCAGCTGAATTCGAGCTTTACTACGACATCTAAAAATACTTACCCAAAGAACCCCGTCAGAAATGGCGGGGTTCTTTCATTTTCAAACGCTAATCTGGCGTCGTGACATACAACAAAGAGTTCGTTGCAACTTTGAAACCTCAGCTCTCAGCCCTAGGAAATCGCACCGCGGCAATTGGTGCGCAAAGTTATATGAAAGATATCGCCCCATTTCTTGGAGTTAAAACCCCGGAACGGAGATCTCTGGTCAAGAAGATTGCTCGAGAATTCGACCTTCCGACAAGCGATGAATTGGCACAGACCGCTCGTGCGCTCTGGAAGTTGGAAGAGCGCGAGTTTCACTATGCTGCCTTCGATCTCATTCAAATCCATATCGATCAGGCGAATAAGAAATTTCTTGAAGAACATGTCGAGTATTTGATTACACATAAATCTTGGTGGGATACCGTCGATGGCCTTGGTTCGGCCGCCGTTTCTCCTCTGACCGATAAGTATGGATGCGAGAAGTTGATTGAGAAGTGGAATAAATCTGAGAACATCTGGCTCGTTAGATCTGCGATACAGCATCAACGTGGCAGAAGGTTCGAAGCAGACAATAAGTTGATTCTTCGATACTGCCACGAACATGCTGATTCAAAAGAGTTCTTCATCGTGAAAGCAATTGGATGGGCCCTCCGCGATATGGCGAAGGTTTCTCCTCGCGATGTTCGAAATTTCTTAAGAGATCATCCGGAATTGGGTCGAGTTGCTGTTCGCGAAGCAGAACGAGGTTTAGGCCGGAGTTGAAATCCAAGAACGAGTTACAAGCTTGTGCATCAGAATTCCGTTAATCAGGAATATTCCAGCCATGATGAACCATCCTTCTTGACCCAAGGTAATTGCCATCAGCGTTACAAAAGCAGGGCCAAGAGTTCCTCCTAGTCCCCAGCTGAGCGACCAGACTCCTTGATATTGCCCTTGATGTTTTTCATCAGCTAACCCAAAACCGATACTCCAAGATCCCGCTGACCCGATGAGTTCGCCATAAACGTGAACAGCTGATGCCAAAACAAGAAGTGCGCTTGCAGTTATCGCACTGACTCCGTGTGATGTCGAATAGAGAATGCAGGCGATCGCAATCGCCAAGCTTGCCCGCCTATATAGCTTCGCGCCAGCAAATATCGGCCCGCTACCTTTACTTGCGGCCACTTGAAAGAGCATCACTGCGATGGTGTTGACCATCATGATCACAGATACCCACCACCGTGGCGCAGTCGTTTCTCGCACAACCCACAAAGGAATAGCTACAGATTGCAATACAAAGTGCAACGAGTTGATGGCATTGAGTGCAGTGGCTGCAACAAATCGCTTATCGCGAAGAGCCTGGAAAGAAATCGGTTCGCCTCGTTCAACCGTTGGCTCCATGTAGGGCATCTTGCGAAAGACAACTCCCGCAAGAATGAAGGTCACCGCATCCCCTGCAAGCATCAACTGATAACCGAGCGGCGTATTAACCGCAAGCGCAATTCCTGCAAAGACAGTGCCGAGTGAAATTCCGAAGTTGGTAATTGCGCGTTGATAAGCACGGATTGCTACTCGCTCTTCGCCTTCTCCTAGTTTTGCGATGGTTGCCATTCGCATCGTTTGGGAGATATTTCCAAGTATTCCCATGCCTATATTGACCAGTAAAAACGGTAGATAGGTATGTACTGACAGAAGGGCAAACATGAGCAAGCCTTCGAGAATCATCGCAAGGGCTGCAATATCGCGAGGACCAAAGCGATCGGAAATATGACCAGCAGGAACGCTTACAGAAAGCGCAACGCCCCCGGCGATAGAGAGAGCGAGAGCAACTTTTGTAGGAGAGAGTCCGACAATCAGAGTGAAGTAAATGACTTCAATTGTCATAAATAGTCCGTTACCAAATGTATTAATGAGCGTGGATAAACTCATTGTTCGCTTCGCCGGATCAGTTGGAATAACGACTGACCTCATGTGCTGAATCCGATTGGCGACCGCTGACATTCACGCAGTTTAGCTCAGCCTCTTCACTCAATGAGTTACGATAGAAATATGGTTTCAGAGGCATTGACCTTTCTTTTCTTTCTATTAATCGGTCTTGAGATTCGTGAGGGACTGCAGAGACCGAAAGATGCCCTTCTCCCCGCAATTTCTGCACTAGGTGGAATGTTGTTCCCGGCTCTAATATTTTTTGCTTTAATCCCAGATTCACAAGCATGGGCCGTAGCAATGCCTACAGATGTCGCACTGGCTATCGGGGCACTGAGCATTCTCGGAAAGCGTGTAAATCCCGCCGTTCGCCTCTTTCTACTCACACTTGCCGTTGCTGATGATTTCTTCTCCCTCGTTGTTATAGGAGTGTTTTTTAGCGATGACCTCCACCTCGCAAGCGCCATTTACACACTTGGCGCAGCCTCTATCGGATTCCTGCTGCCTATGCGGCATCGACTCATAGCGTTTCTTTCACCTTTTGCGACCTTTGTAATCATTCCCGTCTATATCTCCATCAACCTTTTGACGAAACTAGATTTTTCTATGGTTACCGAAGAAATTTCGGTTGCCATCGTTTTTGCGCGAGTACTTGGCAAAGTTCTAGGAATCACACTTTTTGCTTACCTATTGACACGGTTTACAACAATCCGTCTTCCCGAATCTCTGAGCCTCAAGGAAGTTGTCGGTGTCGGATTTCTAGCGGGCATGGGTCTGACAGTTTCAATCGTGATTGCAGAAATAACTCTTGATTCACCATCAGAGCTTGCGCAAGTCAGAATGGGGCTTTTCCTTGCAGCGATTGCTTCAGGACTTCTTGGAGTTCTGTGGCTTAAACGTTTTCATGTCGCGCAATAGCGCGTCGCCCAGTAAAGAAATGACCCACAAAACCGATGATGAGAGCAAAGAAGATTCCAAGATTGGCATAAGCCCAAGATCCTTCTTTACCGCCGAGGACACCTAGGAAGTAACCTTGCCAAGATAGCCAGCTTGCAAAACTATTAGTGACAAAGCCCCATCCGACAACTGTTCCCACGGCCATCACGGCAATCGAACCGAAATTCCAAGATCTGTATATTCCATCAGTTCTATAAAGATCTGCTTCGTCGTAACTCTTTCGCATCAAGACATCTGTTACAAATATTGCAGACCACGTTGCTACAGGTACTCCGAGAGTGATGAGTAACCCTTGGAATGGGAAGAAGAAGTTATCTGCGACCCAGACAAAATAGATGGTTCCGATAAGCATAAGTACCGAATCAATCGATGCTGCAATATGTCTCTTCACAGGAAGTCCAATTGAAATCAGAGTCATCCCCGAAGAGTAAAGATCTAAAATTGCTCCCCCGACTAAACCAAGGATTGCGACAAGTGCGAAAATAATCAGATACCAGGTGGGCAAAATTGTTGTCAGCGCTCCGATTGGGTCTGTTGCAATAGCTCCAGCAAGTTCTTCGCTACTGCCAGATAGCGCGGCTCCATAAGTTACGAGAATTATCGGAACGATTGAGGCTCCAAAAACGGTCCAGAAAACTACAGAACGGTTTGAAACGGTTCGTGGCAAGTAGCGCGAATAATCTGCCGCTGAATTGACCCAACCAAGGCCAATGCCCGTTGCCCCGAATATAAGAGCGCCGATAAATGCCTGACTATTTCCATTCTTCATTGACGAGATTACATTCCAGTCAACCTTAGAGATTGTCAGTGCGATGTAAATAAGAGTTGCGACAACAGTGATTGAGGTGATGTATTTCTGCAACTTCATGATTGCTTCGAAACCGAGTACTCCAGCTGAAACAGTCAGCGAAACGGCGATAACAAAGCCAATAACCATCGCGACGTTATGTTCAATGCCGCCGAGACGGATAAATACTGTTCCTGTAGCAAGCGTTGCTAGTGAGACTAAAACTGTCTCCCACCCGACGAAGATGAGATAAGACAGTGCACCCGGAATGAGGTTTCCCTTCACTCCGAAAGTTGCGCGGGATATCACCATCGTTGGTGCATTCGATTTCTTGCCAGCAAGTGAACTAACCCCAACAAGTAAGAAGGAAAGTACCGTTCCGAGGAAGGCTGCGATCGTTGCCTGCCAGAAAGAGATACCAAATCCAAGAAAGAATGAACCGTACGAGAGAGCTAGAAGCGAAACGTTTGCACCACACCATGGCCAGAAGAGTGAGGAAGCCTTACCTCGTCTCTCGCTCTCGCGAATGACGTTGGTTCCGTTTAATTCTAAGTTCATAGGCGAAGATTAGAGGAAAGCGTGCGCAAATCCTTAATCAAGGAAGAAATCGAGCAAGAAATCTTTAGTTCCAGGGACTACCGAATACTTCTCAAGATCTGTGATGCCTTCTGAGGCCAGAACTTCATCGTCAACAAAGAAGTTTCCGGTGCACTCCTTAGAATTTCGATTGAGGATGATGTAGGCACTATCTGACAAAATTTCTGGTGTTCGGCAAGCAGCTGTATCCACGCCCGGGATCATCTGCAGCGCAGCGGTATCGATTGCCGTGCGTGGCCAGAGGGCATTGACGGCAATCCCATCACGCTTGAATTCTTCTGACATTCCGAGAACGCACATGCTCATTCCATACTTAGCCATTGTGTATGCAACGTGGTTCTTAAACCACTTTGGTTTCATGGAAAGTGGAGGTGACAGAGTCAAAATATGTGGGTTTCGTCCAGCCTCGGCTGATTCGCGCAAGTGTGGGATTGCAGCCTGAGAAGTAAGAAAAGTTCCGCGAACGTTGACATCAAACATGAGATCAAATCGCTTTGCAGGCGTATCTTCGGTGCGCGTTAAGTTGATAGCGCTAGCGTTATTTATCAGAATATCGATTCCACCGAACTCTTTAGCCGCTAGGGCTACTGCCTCGGCAATCTGATTCTCATCACGCAAATCACATTGAATAGGTAGAGCCGTTCCACCAGCTGCACGGATTTCATCCGCTGCTGTATGGATAGTTCCGGGCAGCTTTGGGTTGGGATCAGAAGTCTTTGCAGCAATGGCGACTAATGCACCATCTTGGGCGGCGCGAAGTGCAATTGCCAAGCCGATTCCGCGAGATCCCCCTGTGATGAAGATGCGCTTACCTTGAAGTGACATTTACTTTCCCTTCTTTGCCATGAACTTCATAAATGCTTCTGCCGCTTCTTCGGATTGAAGAGCGAGAGCAAAGAGCTGGAACTCAGCGAGCATCACATGAGCTACTGCATCATGCTTATTGGCCTTCATAAGCGCTTTAGTATTCATAATCGCCTTCGGCGGTTGTTCAGCAATCTTCTCTGCGATTTCTAGAGCTTCAGTTTCGGGATCCCCCGCGATGCTGGCAATCATTCCCATCTGGAGGGCTGCATCGGCAGAGAAGGATTCACCTGTCATGAATATCTTTGCAGCTCGTTGATATCCAACTAATTCAGGAAATAACTTGGTAGACCCAGCTTCAGGCACGAGGCCAAGTGAGGTGAATGGCATTGAGAAATTTGCGCTTGGAGAAGCAACGACAACATCGCAATGTAGAAGCATTGTGGTGCCAACTCCTACGGCATTTCCTTTTACTGCAGCTAGAAGTGGTTTTGGGAACTCGAGTAGAGAGCCGAGAAATTTAGCAACATCGGAATCTGCTTCAGTAGGTGGGTTCGACATGAAGTCTCGAATGTCATTTCCTGCTGTGAAGTGATCGCCTTCGCTGGTGATTACGACACAACGAATGGATTCATCTTCGGCCGCCTGGTTGAGCTGTTGAGCTAGCTCGCCATACATTCCCCGAGTAATCGCATTCATCTTTTCTGGGCGATTGAAGCGAATAACAAGGATCTGCCCTTGTCTGGAGGTCGTGATTTCCGTCATTTGGGCATCCTAAAGGGTGGCAAAGGCAAATGAAAGGAGCTTTGCAGGAGCATAATAGGAATTAGCAACGGAGAGGTCGCTGAAATGGCTAGAGATATCACAATCACAAGTAGAGAACTATCGCCCTTTGAACAATTGGTGCTGGGTTTACTCTGCGAAGGTAAAACAAATATCGCTATTGCCCGCGAAACCAACCACACTGAAAAGGTAATCGAAAATACAATTAGTCGTTCTGCCAAAGTTTTTGGAATTACATCCGACGGGGATACAAATATCCGTGTTCTTCTGGCGCTAGCTTTTCGTACCCATTACGGTGATGCCGCTTTCGATCGACTGGGCGTACCTTGTGCTCACTTTGAGGTAGATGGCCAAGGTAAAGGTCTCTGTAACCGCGAAATTCATTGAATGAGTAATTAACTAAATCACTTTTTGCTTAGTGCTAGCACTCGCAATGCCTCATCAAGTGCCAGCACTCGTCTTCTCGCCTTCACCTCATCACTGATAGGTGTCTAATTCAAATAACACCTGGAGATGGTGTCATTTGAATGAGGAGAGAAAATGAAACGTAAAAATTTTGACAAGATTGTCACAGCAGTTGGATTTGGTTTATCTGTCTTTCTATTCGCCGCAGCTGCGCTTCTCAACTGGGGAGCTTCATTTGCCTCTGATTCAGTCAAGAGCCAACTAGATAATCAGAACATTTCATTCCCAGCAGCCGATGCCATGCCAGAAGCAACTAAGGCTCAACTGGCAAAGTGGGCCGAGAAGAAGGTTACAACAGGTGAGATGGCCCGTGATTATTCAGATCTTTACATTTGGGAACATATGAAGGGATCTGCAATTGCAGCAGTCGGAAAGCCTGCGACATATTCAGAAGTATCCGGAATGTATATGGGCCTTGTTCGTGGCGGGAGTTCAGATACTGCACAGATTGCAAAGTTAGGTGATTTGCGACAGACGCTATTCATGGGTAACACCTTGCGTGGAATGCTCCTCGAGGCATATGCATTCGGCACTATGGGAGTTATCGCAGGATATGGAGCGATTGCGGCTCTCGTTGGAGGGCTCGTCATGCTTCTTCTCTCAATCGCGGGGTTAGTACACATTCGTCGCACTCCAGATAGCGCGACGATTTAACCCTCCTCTCTTCAACTCTCCGTGAAGGTTGAGGGGATAAGAAACCCCGGCCCTGAGCAATCAGGACCGGGGTTTTCTCTTACTCAATAGATTTATCGATCGAGCTTTCCTGAGATGAAATCTTCCACCTTCGTATGGGCTTGTTCATCGGTGTACTGCACCGGTGGAGTCTTCATGAAGTACGAAGATGGTGAGAGCAGCGCTCCCCCAATCTTGCGATCTAAACCGATCTTTGCGCAACGGAGTGCATCGATGATGACACCCGCTGAGTTTGGTGAATCCCATACTTCTAGCTTGTATTCGAGGTTTAAAGGCACATCACCAAAGGCTCGACCTTCAAGACGTACATATGCCCACTTTCGATCATCTAGCCATGGAATGTAATCAGATGGCCCAATGTGAACGTTCTTCGCACCCATGTCGTGATCAAGCTGTGAAGTAACGGAGTTGGTCTTTGAAATCTTCTTAGATTCGAGGCGATCGCGTTCGAGCATATTCTTAAAGTCCATATTTCCACCTACGTTGAGCTGATAGGTGCGATCGAGATGAACGCCGCGATCCTGGAATAACTTCGCCATGATGCGGTGTGTGATGGTCGCGCCAACTTGGCTCTTGATGTCATCGCCAACGATAGGAAGACCCGCATCCTCAAACTTCTTTGCCCAGACTGGGTCGGATGCAATAAAGACTGGAAGCGCATTAACGAAGGCACATCCCGCATCAATTGCACATTGTGCATAGAACTTCGCGGCATCTTCTGAACCAACTGGTAGGTAACAGATAAGAACATCTACTTGTTCTTCCTTAAGAGCGGCAACAACATCTACAGGGCTCTCGGTTGATTCTTGAATTGTCTCTTTGTAATACTTTCCAAGTCCATCATGAGTAACTCCACGCTGAACAGGAACACCTGTCTTCGCAACATCAGAGAACTTAATGGTGTTGTTTTCACTTGCCCAGATTGCATCCGCAAGATCTAAGCCGACCTTCTTTGCATCGACATCGAAAGCCGCAACAAACTTGATGCTGTTGATGTGATACCCGCCGACTACGGCATGCATAAGTCCTGGAATCTCTTGATCGAGGGCTGCATCCTTGTAATAGGTAACTCCCTGTACGAGTGAGTTTGCGCAGTTGCCAACGCCAACAATCGCTACACGGATGTCGCCTTCTTGAGTCTTGATATTCACTTATTCTTCCCCTCGGTTGTGATCATGTCTTTAAGCCAGGCGATCTCGCGCTCTAGCGACTCGAGAGAGAAGCGGCGCCACTCCTCGAGGTATCTATCAATTCCTGCTGAAGAACTCTTGAGGTCTTCACGCAGTACATCTGCTTTTTCTTCCAAGCGACGAAGTCGCCCTTCTAAAATTCGAACGCGGTTCATCGTTGTTGTTGGGCTGAAGAAGGCGAAGCGAATGCCAAAACCTTCATCTTCCCAAGCGTCGGCAGTCACAGCGCTATTGAGCTCTTCGAATCTCTGTGACCCTTTTTTGGTGATCGTGTAGACGATGCGAGTTCGGCGTGAAGTCACGCCAATCTCCTTCGCCTCGATAACTTCCGATATGACCATCTTCTTCAACTGCGGGTAGAGAACTGAGAACGAGAGCGCTCTGAAGGGGCCGAAGATTGCCATCAGCCTCTTGCGAAGCTCGTATCCATGCAAAGGACCCTCTTCCAGAAGGCCCAGGAGGGCGAACTCGAGAGATTCTGAGCGTGAACGCATAGCATCTTCCCCTGTCTATGTTGATTAGATATATCGTATCGATATATAGCAATTAAAGCCCCTCTTGGCCTTGAGGGCAAATCGCCACGCACAATTCGAGGGTTCAATTGGTTACCTTTACCCCATGCTGAGCGGAGTGATTCCTAGTCGCCTACCGGAATATCTGGTGGCTGCAATGATCATCATCATCGCTCCTGGGCCAAGCGTCCTCTTCGTCATTGCTCGAGCTGTTTCATGGGGTCGGAAAATCTCGATCCTCACCGTCGCCGGAAATGTCACGGGCTCTTTCGTGCTTTCGACACTTGTCGCCCTAGGCGTTGGTCCAATTCTTCAGAAATGGCACATCACTTACATCGCAGTGCAATGGGCTGGTGGTCTTTATCTGATTTATCTTGGAATCGATGCAATTAGGAAACGCGCGCTACACGCCGCGGATATGACAAACCAAGGACCCGTTGCGCCAACCGTTCGTCAATCAATCCGAGATGGATTCTGGGTCGGAGTGCTTAAT
Encoded proteins:
- the glnA gene encoding type I glutamate--ammonia ligase, which codes for MFKNSSEIFAYIKKEDVKLVDVRFTDLPGIQHHFNVPVESFDEAVFTDGLMFDGSSIRGFQSIHESDMKLLPVPESAFIDPFRLEKTLVIIFSVHNPSDDTPYSRDPRGVVKKAVDFLKSTGIADQAFFAPEAEFYVFDAIRFKTGINEAYHHIDSYEGSWNTGIVADPDGTPNRGYRTRVKGGYFPVSPTDQFADLRDEMVMELGRAGLQVERSHHEVGTAGQMEINYRFTDILTAGDELMKFKYIIRNVAWEGGKTATFMPKPLFGDNGSGMHVHQSLWKDGKPLFFEAGTYGDLSDMARWYIGGLLKHAPSLLAFTNPTVNSYRRLVPGYEAPVNLVYSARNRSACIRIPITGSSPKAKRVEFRCPDPSSNPYLAFAAMLMAGIDGIVNKIEPPAPVDKDLYELEGAEAAAIPQVPGSLDAVLDSLEKDHEFLTKGGVFTEDLIATWIEWKRKNEVDYVRLRPHPAEFELYYDI
- a CDS encoding Na+/H+ antiporter NhaA; this translates as MVSEALTFLFFLLIGLEIREGLQRPKDALLPAISALGGMLFPALIFFALIPDSQAWAVAMPTDVALAIGALSILGKRVNPAVRLFLLTLAVADDFFSLVVIGVFFSDDLHLASAIYTLGAASIGFLLPMRHRLIAFLSPFATFVIIPVYISINLLTKLDFSMVTEEISVAIVFARVLGKVLGITLFAYLLTRFTTIRLPESLSLKEVVGVGFLAGMGLTVSIVIAEITLDSPSELAQVRMGLFLAAIASGLLGVLWLKRFHVAQ
- a CDS encoding DNA alkylation repair protein is translated as MTYNKEFVATLKPQLSALGNRTAAIGAQSYMKDIAPFLGVKTPERRSLVKKIAREFDLPTSDELAQTARALWKLEEREFHYAAFDLIQIHIDQANKKFLEEHVEYLITHKSWWDTVDGLGSAAVSPLTDKYGCEKLIEKWNKSENIWLVRSAIQHQRGRRFEADNKLILRYCHEHADSKEFFIVKAIGWALRDMAKVSPRDVRNFLRDHPELGRVAVREAERGLGRS
- a CDS encoding PadR family transcriptional regulator, giving the protein MRSRSESLEFALLGLLEEGPLHGYELRKRLMAIFGPFRALSFSVLYPQLKKMVISEVIEAKEIGVTSRRTRIVYTITKKGSQRFEELNSAVTADAWEDEGFGIRFAFFSPTTTMNRVRILEGRLRRLEEKADVLREDLKSSSAGIDRYLEEWRRFSLESLEREIAWLKDMITTEGKNK
- a CDS encoding MFS transporter is translated as MSAVANRIQHMRSVVIPTDPAKRTMSLSTLINTFGNGLFMTIEVIYFTLIVGLSPTKVALALSIAGGVALSVSVPAGHISDRFGPRDIAALAMILEGLLMFALLSVHTYLPFLLVNIGMGILGNISQTMRMATIAKLGEGEERVAIRAYQRAITNFGISLGTVFAGIALAVNTPLGYQLMLAGDAVTFILAGVVFRKMPYMEPTVERGEPISFQALRDKRFVAATALNAINSLHFVLQSVAIPLWVVRETTAPRWWVSVIMMVNTIAVMLFQVAASKGSGPIFAGAKLYRRASLAIAIACILYSTSHGVSAITASALLVLASAVHVYGELIGSAGSWSIGFGLADEKHQGQYQGVWSLSWGLGGTLGPAFVTLMAITLGQEGWFIMAGIFLINGILMHKLVTRSWISTPA
- a CDS encoding enoyl-CoA hydratase-related protein; translated protein: MTEITTSRQGQILVIRFNRPEKMNAITRGMYGELAQQLNQAAEDESIRCVVITSEGDHFTAGNDIRDFMSNPPTEADSDVAKFLGSLLEFPKPLLAAVKGNAVGVGTTMLLHCDVVVASPSANFSMPFTSLGLVPEAGSTKLFPELVGYQRAAKIFMTGESFSADAALQMGMIASIAGDPETEALEIAEKIAEQPPKAIMNTKALMKANKHDAVAHVMLAEFQLFALALQSEEAAEAFMKFMAKKGK
- a CDS encoding SDR family oxidoreductase codes for the protein MSLQGKRIFITGGSRGIGLAIALRAAQDGALVAIAAKTSDPNPKLPGTIHTAADEIRAAGGTALPIQCDLRDENQIAEAVALAAKEFGGIDILINNASAINLTRTEDTPAKRFDLMFDVNVRGTFLTSQAAIPHLRESAEAGRNPHILTLSPPLSMKPKWFKNHVAYTMAKYGMSMCVLGMSEEFKRDGIAVNALWPRTAIDTAALQMIPGVDTAACRTPEILSDSAYIILNRNSKECTGNFFVDDEVLASEGITDLEKYSVVPGTKDFLLDFFLD
- a CDS encoding LysE family translocator; this encodes MLSGVIPSRLPEYLVAAMIIIIAPGPSVLFVIARAVSWGRKISILTVAGNVTGSFVLSTLVALGVGPILQKWHITYIAVQWAGGLYLIYLGIDAIRKRALHAADMTNQGPVAPTVRQSIRDGFWVGVLNPKAIVFFAAVLPQFVDIDGGHVTTQLIFLGLVFCVLAFISDGSWGLLAGTARAWLATDNKRLERLRAAGGTIMIILGLAVLFSAVVTG
- a CDS encoding purine-cytosine permease family protein; the protein is MNLELNGTNVIRESERRGKASSLFWPWCGANVSLLALSYGSFFLGFGISFWQATIAAFLGTVLSFLLVGVSSLAGKKSNAPTMVISRATFGVKGNLIPGALSYLIFVGWETVLVSLATLATGTVFIRLGGIEHNVAMVIGFVIAVSLTVSAGVLGFEAIMKLQKYITSITVVATLIYIALTISKVDWNVISSMKNGNSQAFIGALIFGATGIGLGWVNSAADYSRYLPRTVSNRSVVFWTVFGASIVPIILVTYGAALSGSSEELAGAIATDPIGALTTILPTWYLIIFALVAILGLVGGAILDLYSSGMTLISIGLPVKRHIAASIDSVLMLIGTIYFVWVADNFFFPFQGLLITLGVPVATWSAIFVTDVLMRKSYDEADLYRTDGIYRSWNFGSIAVMAVGTVVGWGFVTNSFASWLSWQGYFLGVLGGKEGSWAYANLGIFFALIIGFVGHFFTGRRAIARHENV
- a CDS encoding LuxR C-terminal-related transcriptional regulator, with amino-acid sequence MARDITITSRELSPFEQLVLGLLCEGKTNIAIARETNHTEKVIENTISRSAKVFGITSDGDTNIRVLLALAFRTHYGDAAFDRLGVPCAHFEVDGQGKGLCNREIH
- a CDS encoding inositol-3-phosphate synthase; its protein translation is MNIKTQEGDIRVAIVGVGNCANSLVQGVTYYKDAALDQEIPGLMHAVVGGYHINSIKFVAAFDVDAKKVGLDLADAIWASENNTIKFSDVAKTGVPVQRGVTHDGLGKYYKETIQESTESPVDVVAALKEEQVDVLICYLPVGSEDAAKFYAQCAIDAGCAFVNALPVFIASDPVWAKKFEDAGLPIVGDDIKSQVGATITHRIMAKLFQDRGVHLDRTYQLNVGGNMDFKNMLERDRLESKKISKTNSVTSQLDHDMGAKNVHIGPSDYIPWLDDRKWAYVRLEGRAFGDVPLNLEYKLEVWDSPNSAGVIIDALRCAKIGLDRKIGGALLSPSSYFMKTPPVQYTDEQAHTKVEDFISGKLDR